From a single Gimesia fumaroli genomic region:
- a CDS encoding SDR family NAD(P)-dependent oxidoreductase — protein MSESNFHPARFQNRVALVTGGSRGIGRACCLRLAQEGARVAINYRSGQEDAQETLKQIEAAGGTGMLVQADVSDSQDVDRMVGEIESNWGPVELLVNNSGIFIYQSHRELTENDWRQMLDVNLTGTFLVTWRVKEGMLKNNFGRIVNMSSLSGLQPRPMSIAYAVSKAGVVSFTQSTAVAWAKDNIRVNAVAPGLIDTEILTGVNQDDLDKIIEATPIPRMGEVSEVASMVSFLLSDESSFTTGQTLVISGGRCMLP, from the coding sequence ATGTCCGAATCGAATTTTCATCCTGCTCGTTTTCAAAACCGTGTCGCCCTGGTGACCGGAGGTTCCCGCGGCATCGGTCGAGCCTGCTGTTTGCGTCTTGCGCAAGAGGGCGCCCGTGTCGCCATTAATTATCGCAGCGGTCAGGAAGATGCACAGGAAACACTGAAGCAGATCGAAGCAGCCGGTGGAACGGGCATGCTCGTGCAGGCTGATGTCTCCGACAGCCAGGACGTGGATCGCATGGTCGGGGAGATCGAATCAAACTGGGGGCCCGTTGAGTTGCTGGTGAACAATTCGGGAATCTTCATTTATCAGTCGCACAGGGAATTAACGGAAAACGACTGGCGGCAGATGCTGGATGTGAATCTGACGGGAACGTTTCTGGTCACCTGGCGTGTGAAGGAAGGCATGCTCAAAAACAACTTTGGTCGCATCGTGAATATGAGTTCGCTCTCCGGTCTGCAGCCGCGTCCGATGTCGATCGCGTATGCCGTCAGTAAAGCGGGCGTGGTCTCGTTCACACAGAGTACTGCGGTCGCCTGGGCGAAAGACAATATCCGAGTCAACGCGGTCGCCCCCGGATTGATCGACACCGAAATCCTGACAGGCGTCAACCAGGACGACCTCGATAAAATCATCGAGGCCACGCCAATTCCACGGATGGGTGAAGTTTCGGAGGTCGCGTCGATGGTGTCATTTCTGCTGTCCGATGAAAGCAGCTTCACCACGGGACAGACGCTCGTCATCAGCGGCGGTCGCTGCATGCTGCCTTGA
- a CDS encoding DUF1549 domain-containing protein → MRLRSIPQLVFCKVILVAGSVSAFSAEVPLHQQIDSLIGGGNQQFEKEAAPLADDATFLRRVRLDLTGTIPTVEEVQAFLADTTPEKRTLLVDRLLASPEHARRMQYVFDTMLMERRRDKHVPAAEWRNYLRKSFLENKPWDTLVQEMLTVDGTDEKTRPAAKFLLDRELKAEVVTRDLGRLFLGRDLECAQCHNHPNVNDYLQRHYHGLNAFLSRSYLFKDPKTKKMTIGEKAEGLVTFTSVFTNEEGKTAPRMLDLPEIPDPEKKKVLYKVKPAKNVRSVPVYSRRLQLADAMTNPANLAFQQNIVNRLWAMMMGRGFVEPLDMWHADNPPSHPKVLALLTKAFQEHDSDMRFLLRELALSKTYQRSSHVSADAEFPEEVNFGVGLLKPLSPEQLAWAMMQATGVTEKTLASVKAKQVKEDAKKGTKQADDPQWQEEKLHEALKGNVTSFVTTFGKVGAQSSRFDASANQALFLLNGPLVQSWLTPSGTNLTARLKKLKTAPEIAEALYLAVFSRLPEQTEIEQVAAYLKVSQDQPDQGLPQLVWAALSSDEFRFNH, encoded by the coding sequence ATGAGATTACGTTCCATCCCACAACTGGTTTTCTGCAAGGTCATCCTTGTTGCCGGATCGGTTTCCGCTTTCTCTGCCGAAGTACCACTACATCAACAGATCGATTCTTTGATTGGCGGGGGGAATCAGCAGTTCGAAAAAGAGGCAGCACCTCTCGCAGACGATGCCACGTTTTTGCGGCGGGTCAGACTCGATCTCACCGGAACCATTCCGACCGTTGAAGAAGTACAAGCTTTTTTAGCCGACACAACACCGGAAAAACGGACGTTGTTAGTCGATCGGCTACTGGCATCACCCGAACATGCGCGGCGGATGCAATATGTGTTCGACACGATGCTAATGGAACGCCGTCGCGACAAACATGTGCCTGCCGCTGAGTGGCGGAACTATCTGCGAAAATCATTTTTGGAAAACAAACCCTGGGACACGCTGGTTCAGGAAATGCTAACGGTTGACGGCACCGATGAGAAAACACGACCGGCGGCCAAGTTTCTGCTTGATCGGGAATTGAAAGCCGAAGTCGTGACCCGCGATCTGGGGCGGCTGTTTCTGGGGCGCGATCTGGAATGTGCGCAGTGTCATAATCATCCGAATGTGAATGATTATCTGCAGCGGCACTATCACGGCTTGAATGCCTTTTTGAGCCGCAGTTATCTCTTCAAAGATCCCAAGACAAAGAAAATGACGATCGGCGAAAAAGCCGAAGGGCTGGTGACCTTTACCTCGGTGTTTACAAACGAAGAAGGAAAGACGGCGCCGCGGATGCTGGACCTGCCGGAAATTCCTGACCCGGAGAAAAAGAAAGTACTCTACAAAGTCAAACCGGCCAAAAATGTACGTTCGGTGCCCGTTTACAGTCGCCGTTTGCAGTTAGCCGATGCGATGACGAACCCGGCCAATCTCGCTTTTCAGCAGAACATTGTGAACCGCTTGTGGGCGATGATGATGGGGCGCGGCTTTGTGGAACCGCTCGATATGTGGCACGCCGACAATCCCCCCTCGCACCCCAAGGTATTGGCTCTGCTGACAAAAGCATTTCAGGAACACGACAGTGACATGCGATTCCTGTTGCGTGAACTGGCACTGTCAAAAACCTATCAGCGCAGCAGTCATGTTTCTGCAGACGCGGAATTTCCTGAAGAAGTCAATTTTGGCGTGGGGTTGTTAAAACCGCTCTCTCCTGAGCAGCTCGCCTGGGCGATGATGCAGGCCACCGGTGTGACCGAGAAAACGCTGGCCAGCGTGAAAGCAAAGCAGGTCAAAGAGGACGCCAAAAAAGGGACAAAGCAAGCAGACGATCCACAGTGGCAGGAAGAAAAACTGCACGAGGCATTAAAAGGAAATGTGACTTCCTTCGTCACCACGTTTGGGAAGGTGGGCGCACAATCTTCGCGTTTTGACGCTTCGGCGAATCAGGCTTTATTCCTGTTAAACGGGCCGCTGGTGCAATCCTGGTTAACGCCCTCCGGTACGAACTTAACGGCCCGACTGAAGAAACTGAAAACAGCGCCCGAAATTGCGGAAGCTCTGTATCTCGCCGTCTTTTCGCGTTTACCCGAGCAGACAGAAATCGAACAGGTGGCGGCGTACCTGAAAGTCAGCCAGGATCAACCTGATCAGGGTTTACCCCAACTGGTCTGGGCGGCGTTGTCGTCCGATGAATTCCGCTTTAATCATTAA
- a CDS encoding DUF1501 domain-containing protein — MRRNQGCNPLDHQVARRQFLAGAAGGAISLGLSGAPAIAEQVQGQHKRILQVYLQGGVSQLESWDPKPGTEFGGPFRAIPTSVPGMHISELLPYTAQRMHLLSIVRSINLKTNDHSQGRLFMEKGRRAGEYPYIGSIASKYLAPENSELPGYIHISTRGLNDSTSAFLGAQHGQLKFEGVKPPKNLGLPKGLDQTAAARRIQLRQQFNKQFGRGRPKSMTESFDVSFQQAAKLMARKTFFEKTPDGKDLERYGKHDFGRNCLLARTLLENNATCVKVTHHGYDSHAENFNFHLEQLGEFDKTFAMLIDDLHERGMLESTLVMVYSEFGRTPKINVRYGRDHWGTAWSIALGGCGIQPGAIIGKTNEKGTAVADREVDAGHLFHTYLQALGIDSTNDHEIAGRSIPIGDPTADAIKELLG; from the coding sequence ATGCGACGAAATCAAGGATGCAATCCACTGGATCATCAAGTGGCCCGGCGGCAGTTTTTAGCGGGGGCCGCCGGCGGTGCGATCAGTTTGGGATTGTCTGGCGCACCCGCCATTGCCGAACAGGTACAAGGCCAGCATAAACGCATCCTGCAGGTGTATCTGCAGGGGGGCGTCAGCCAGCTGGAATCGTGGGACCCCAAACCGGGAACCGAGTTCGGCGGACCGTTTCGGGCAATTCCGACGTCGGTGCCGGGCATGCATATTTCCGAACTCCTGCCTTACACGGCGCAACGGATGCATCTGCTCTCGATCGTGCGCAGTATCAATTTGAAAACGAATGATCATAGCCAGGGTCGCCTGTTTATGGAAAAGGGCCGACGGGCCGGCGAGTATCCCTATATCGGTTCGATTGCCTCAAAATATCTGGCACCAGAGAACAGCGAATTGCCCGGTTATATCCATATCTCGACACGCGGACTCAATGACAGCACGTCTGCGTTTCTGGGCGCACAACACGGGCAATTGAAATTTGAAGGCGTCAAACCACCGAAAAACTTAGGCTTGCCCAAAGGGCTGGATCAAACGGCGGCGGCACGCCGAATTCAGCTGAGGCAGCAGTTCAACAAACAGTTCGGCCGCGGGCGTCCGAAATCGATGACGGAATCGTTTGATGTGTCGTTTCAGCAGGCAGCCAAGCTGATGGCCCGGAAAACATTTTTCGAGAAAACGCCCGATGGAAAAGATCTCGAACGCTATGGCAAACACGATTTCGGGCGGAACTGTCTGTTGGCACGCACGCTGCTTGAAAACAATGCGACCTGTGTGAAAGTCACGCATCATGGCTACGATTCCCATGCAGAGAATTTCAATTTTCATCTAGAGCAACTAGGCGAATTCGACAAAACGTTTGCGATGCTGATCGACGATCTGCATGAACGAGGCATGCTGGAAAGCACGCTGGTGATGGTCTATTCGGAATTCGGTCGTACTCCCAAAATCAATGTCCGCTATGGACGAGATCATTGGGGCACGGCATGGTCGATTGCATTAGGCGGCTGTGGCATTCAGCCGGGCGCGATCATCGGAAAAACCAACGAGAAGGGGACCGCGGTCGCCGATCGCGAAGTGGATGCCGGCCATCTGTTCCATACCTACCTGCAGGCACTCGGCATTGATTCCACGAACGACCACGAGATCGCCGGCCGATCGATTCCCATCGGCGACCCGACTGCCGATGCCATCAAGGAGTTGTTAGGATGA